A DNA window from Thermosynechococcaceae cyanobacterium Okahandja contains the following coding sequences:
- a CDS encoding alpha/beta fold hydrolase has protein sequence MATATDRRGTPMLVNVPFFYGHADSHRACLLLHGLGGGTYELQLLGQALYEQGLTVQGILYPGHDRPARQMPASTWHEWYEATLSAFQELHAQFDAIAVIGFSTGATLALHLAHSQPVAQLVLLCPFLRIYRPWFAPLPAEPLVRAIAPWIAHLPRRALPIRDAQMRQQAEAAAFFKSFNLRAVGSALDLIAQVEAELPSITTPTLILQTRADDTVDPHGAQQIYEQLASAHKELHWLERSNHVITLDGERDAVITKVAEFLGA, from the coding sequence TTGGCGACAGCAACTGATCGACGGGGCACGCCAATGCTGGTAAATGTGCCCTTTTTTTATGGCCATGCCGATTCCCACCGTGCCTGCCTGTTGCTCCATGGGCTAGGGGGCGGTACCTACGAACTGCAACTTCTAGGACAAGCTCTCTACGAGCAGGGGCTAACGGTGCAAGGGATTCTTTACCCCGGCCACGATCGCCCCGCCCGCCAAATGCCCGCCTCCACATGGCACGAGTGGTACGAAGCCACCTTAAGCGCGTTTCAGGAACTGCACGCCCAGTTTGACGCTATTGCCGTGATTGGTTTTTCCACCGGCGCCACCCTCGCCCTACACTTAGCCCATAGTCAACCCGTTGCCCAACTGGTGCTGCTGTGCCCCTTTTTGCGCATTTATCGCCCGTGGTTTGCCCCCCTGCCCGCCGAGCCACTCGTGAGGGCGATCGCCCCCTGGATCGCGCACTTGCCGCGGCGTGCCCTCCCCATTCGCGATGCCCAGATGCGCCAGCAGGCGGAGGCCGCCGCCTTTTTCAAAAGCTTTAACCTACGTGCTGTTGGCAGCGCCCTTGACCTCATTGCCCAAGTTGAAGCGGAGCTACCCAGCATTACTACCCCCACACTGATTCTGCAAACACGCGCCGACGACACCGTTGACCCCCACGGAGCGCAGCAGATTTATGAGCAATTGGCGAGTGCCCACAAGGAACTCCACTGGCTTGAGCGCTCCAACCATGTCATTACCCTCGATGGGGAACGGGATGCGGTGATCACCAAAGTGGCGGAATTTTTGGGAGCATAG
- the rsgA gene encoding small ribosomal subunit biogenesis GTPase RsgA — MTATPLMGLVRAVQANYYRVRLPQPYHGIAELLCVRRSRLKKMGQQVYVGDWVEVTHPDWQGQRGAISHVLPRRNQLARPAIANVDQMLLLFALADPAPDAQQMTRFLITAEVLGVEIVVGLTKADLVPEDVQTLWRDRLRDWGYDSYSISLTVGQQWQALLPLLSHKVTVVSGPSGVGKSSLIRHLYPEGNVRVGAISEHWHKGQHTTRHVELFPLPASGWIADTPGFNQPELAATPQQLAQAFPEIRQRLAQGQCQFDNCRHRQEPHCVVRGDWERYPLYLSCLEELEAIATHAAEALPHSKTKMDRHGSQHQEPLLDPKKYRRRSRRQQHQQLTPLDPEEEVIDV; from the coding sequence ATGACCGCAACCCCTCTGATGGGTCTGGTGCGGGCAGTCCAGGCCAATTATTATCGGGTGCGCCTGCCTCAGCCCTACCATGGCATTGCTGAATTACTGTGCGTGCGCCGCAGTCGCCTTAAAAAAATGGGTCAGCAGGTCTATGTGGGGGACTGGGTGGAAGTGACGCATCCTGACTGGCAAGGACAGCGGGGCGCTATCAGTCATGTTTTACCGCGACGCAATCAGTTAGCTCGACCGGCCATTGCCAACGTGGATCAGATGTTACTGCTGTTTGCCCTTGCCGATCCGGCACCCGATGCCCAGCAAATGACGCGCTTTTTAATCACCGCTGAAGTGCTTGGGGTTGAGATTGTTGTGGGTCTTACAAAAGCGGATCTTGTGCCTGAGGACGTGCAAACCCTATGGCGCGATCGCCTGCGGGACTGGGGCTACGACAGCTACAGTATTAGCCTGACGGTTGGCCAACAGTGGCAAGCCTTATTGCCGCTTTTAAGCCACAAAGTCACAGTGGTGTCCGGCCCCTCTGGCGTGGGCAAAAGCAGCCTGATTCGCCACCTGTACCCAGAGGGGAATGTGCGCGTGGGGGCGATTTCCGAGCATTGGCACAAGGGACAGCACACAACCCGCCATGTGGAACTGTTTCCCCTACCCGCTAGCGGCTGGATTGCCGATACCCCCGGGTTTAATCAGCCAGAGTTGGCCGCAACGCCCCAGCAGTTGGCGCAAGCATTTCCGGAAATTCGCCAGCGGTTAGCCCAGGGTCAGTGCCAGTTTGACAATTGCCGTCACCGTCAGGAGCCGCACTGTGTTGTCCGCGGTGATTGGGAACGCTACCCCCTCTATTTAAGTTGCCTTGAAGAACTAGAGGCGATCGCAACCCACGCTGCCGAAGCGTTACCCCACAGCAAAACCAAAATGGATCGCCATGGCAGTCAGCACCAAGAACCGCTCTTGGATCCGAAGAAATATCGGCGGCGATCGCG
- the surE gene encoding 5'/3'-nucleotidase SurE — MRLLIANDDGVFAPGIRCLADTLAIAGHQVSVVCPDRERSATGHSLTVFDPIRAEVVSDRFHPSIQAWACSGTPSDCVKLALGALLTDLPDYVVSGINQGSNLGTDILYSGTVSAAMEGVIEGIPSIAISLTSFTVHDFQPAADFACHLLKALEASPPLPPKMLLNVNVPALPASEIAGVAVTRQGIRRYHDLFQKRVDPRGKTYYWLAGEVVEEYPQDPDQPPTDVEAIAQNLISITPLTFDLTYPQGLAQLTTWLQTDTVSALFNV, encoded by the coding sequence ATGCGTTTACTGATTGCCAATGATGATGGGGTGTTTGCCCCCGGAATTCGCTGCTTGGCGGATACCTTAGCGATCGCCGGTCATCAGGTGAGTGTGGTGTGTCCCGATCGCGAGCGTTCCGCCACCGGCCATAGCCTCACGGTGTTTGACCCGATCCGCGCCGAGGTGGTCAGCGATCGCTTCCACCCCAGTATTCAGGCATGGGCCTGCTCCGGTACCCCCTCAGACTGTGTGAAGTTGGCCCTCGGGGCGCTGCTCACAGACCTGCCCGATTACGTCGTCTCAGGTATCAATCAAGGCTCAAACCTCGGCACCGATATTCTTTACTCGGGGACGGTCTCTGCCGCCATGGAAGGGGTGATTGAGGGCATCCCCAGTATTGCCATCAGCCTCACCAGCTTTACGGTGCATGACTTTCAGCCCGCGGCGGATTTTGCTTGTCACCTGTTAAAAGCCCTCGAGGCTTCGCCCCCCCTACCACCAAAAATGCTGCTGAATGTGAATGTGCCCGCGCTGCCCGCTAGCGAGATTGCCGGGGTGGCTGTGACCCGCCAAGGAATTCGTCGCTACCACGACCTGTTTCAGAAACGGGTGGATCCGCGGGGCAAAACCTACTACTGGTTGGCGGGCGAAGTGGTGGAGGAATACCCCCAAGACCCAGATCAGCCCCCCACCGATGTGGAGGCGATCGCCCAGAACTTGATTAGCATTACGCCCCTGACGTTTGATTTAACCTACCCCCAAGGGTTAGCCCAGCTTACGACGTGGTTACAGACCGATACCGTCAGCGCGCTATTCAATGTCTAG
- a CDS encoding sulfurtransferase TusA family protein: protein MEILDLRGTPCPLNFVRTKLRLQQLAPQQLLEVWLDAGEPIEQVPDSLRMAGYDVLAVEPRQEYFALHVQRPAEIG, encoded by the coding sequence ATGGAAATACTTGATCTGCGGGGTACCCCCTGTCCTCTAAACTTTGTGCGCACCAAACTACGGCTACAGCAGCTTGCGCCTCAGCAACTCCTTGAAGTTTGGTTAGATGCGGGCGAACCCATTGAACAGGTACCCGATAGTCTGCGGATGGCGGGTTACGATGTGTTGGCGGTGGAGCCGCGCCAAGAGTACTTTGCGCTCCATGTCCAACGACCCGCTGAAATAGGATGA